One window from the genome of Cryobacterium sp. GrIS_2_6 encodes:
- a CDS encoding long-chain-fatty-acid--CoA ligase — protein MNAFANKPWLGSYAPGVPSTIPAPSDTLVGMIEASCRLYADAIALDFFGGTTSYTQLGEQISRVANGLMRLGVKPGDRVALVLPNCPQHVVAFYAVLRLGAIVVEHNPLYTERELRHQFEDHGARVAIVWDKVYTTVRDFPADLGLRTVVAVDLTDAMPLVKRLALRLPIKQARSSRDALTVSELPKDAIEWSSLVRARKLRHNHPRPALGDTAVLQYTSGTTGTPKGAILTHSNLRANALQGEAWVPGLTPGQEVFYAVLPMFHAYGLTLCLTFAMATGARLVMFPKFDENLLLDAAKHTPPTFLPAVPPIYDRLVTAAEKRNVSLRSIRFSISGAMSLPVSIVERWESATGGLLVEGYGMTEASPIAVGNPIGPSRRPGTVGVPFPSTEIRVVDPKDPSIDRGVEEEGELLMRGPQVFSGYWDQPSETAKVLLEGGWLRTGDIVRVSADGFVTIVDRIKELIITGGFNVSPSEVEAALLSHPDVADAAVVGIASKNGGEDVVAAIVLTDGAVLDVDALRSYCRTRLSAYKVPRHIVEVEELPRSMMGKVLRRQVRDNLIAATPA, from the coding sequence GGGAGCAGATCTCGCGCGTCGCGAACGGGCTGATGCGCCTCGGCGTCAAACCCGGCGACCGGGTCGCTCTCGTGCTGCCCAACTGCCCCCAGCACGTCGTCGCGTTCTACGCCGTGTTGCGCCTCGGCGCGATCGTCGTCGAGCACAACCCGCTCTACACCGAGCGCGAGCTGCGGCACCAGTTCGAAGACCACGGCGCCCGGGTCGCGATCGTCTGGGACAAGGTCTACACGACCGTGCGCGACTTCCCGGCCGACCTGGGACTCCGCACCGTCGTCGCCGTCGACCTCACGGATGCGATGCCGCTCGTCAAGCGCCTCGCCCTGCGGTTGCCGATCAAGCAGGCCCGGTCCTCGCGAGACGCACTCACCGTCTCCGAGCTGCCGAAGGACGCCATCGAGTGGTCCTCCCTCGTCCGCGCCCGCAAGCTCCGCCACAACCACCCACGACCGGCCCTCGGCGACACCGCGGTGCTGCAGTACACCAGCGGCACGACCGGCACCCCGAAGGGCGCGATCCTCACCCATTCAAACCTGCGGGCCAACGCGCTCCAGGGCGAAGCGTGGGTGCCCGGCCTCACCCCCGGCCAGGAGGTCTTCTACGCCGTCCTGCCGATGTTCCACGCTTACGGCCTCACCCTCTGCCTCACCTTCGCGATGGCGACAGGGGCCCGGCTCGTGATGTTCCCCAAGTTCGACGAGAACCTTCTGCTGGATGCCGCGAAGCACACCCCGCCGACGTTCCTTCCCGCGGTCCCGCCGATCTACGACCGGCTGGTCACCGCTGCCGAGAAACGGAACGTGAGCCTGCGCAGCATCCGCTTCTCGATCTCGGGCGCGATGAGCCTGCCCGTCTCGATCGTCGAACGCTGGGAGTCCGCCACCGGCGGGCTCCTCGTCGAGGGGTACGGCATGACCGAGGCCTCGCCGATCGCCGTCGGAAACCCGATCGGCCCGAGCCGCCGCCCCGGCACCGTCGGAGTGCCGTTCCCGAGCACGGAGATCCGCGTCGTCGACCCAAAAGACCCGTCGATCGACCGCGGTGTCGAGGAAGAGGGTGAGTTGCTCATGCGCGGCCCGCAGGTCTTCTCCGGTTACTGGGACCAGCCGAGCGAGACCGCCAAGGTGCTCCTCGAGGGCGGCTGGCTTCGCACCGGCGACATCGTGCGCGTCTCCGCCGACGGCTTCGTCACCATCGTCGACCGCATCAAGGAACTCATCATCACCGGCGGGTTCAACGTGTCGCCGTCCGAGGTCGAAGCCGCTCTTCTCTCACACCCCGACGTCGCCGACGCCGCCGTCGTTGGCATCGCGAGCAAGAACGGCGGCGAGGACGTCGTCGCCGCGATCGTGCTCACCGACGGCGCCGTGCTCGACGTCGACGCCCTGCGCTCATACTGCCGCACCCGGCTCTCGGCGTACAAGGTGCCCCGGCACATCGTCGAGGTCGAGGAACTCCCCCGCTCGATGATGGGCAAGGTGCTCCGCCGCCAGGTGCGCGACAACCTCATCGCCGCCACCCCCGCCTAG
- a CDS encoding nitroreductase family protein: MTLITDTLSRAADTTSPLLPALSGRWSPRGFDPTAVIDETTLTTLLEAARWAPSASNIQPARFIVARRGTASFAKVYEGLMGFNKSWADAASVLIVNIAHLPIDETRENPWARYDLGQAVAHLTIQAQEEGLYTHQLGGIDGAAIAEAFGLTSDLAVVSVTVLGVLGDVDALSPELYAREIAPRTRKPLTELLLAND; encoded by the coding sequence ATGACCCTCATCACCGACACCCTCAGCCGCGCCGCCGACACGACGTCGCCCCTTCTCCCCGCGCTCTCCGGACGCTGGAGCCCGCGCGGCTTCGACCCGACCGCGGTCATCGACGAGACGACCCTGACCACGCTTCTCGAGGCCGCCCGCTGGGCCCCGTCCGCGAGCAACATCCAGCCGGCCCGCTTCATCGTCGCGCGCCGCGGCACCGCGAGCTTCGCCAAGGTATACGAGGGCCTGATGGGCTTCAACAAGTCCTGGGCGGATGCCGCGTCCGTGCTCATCGTGAACATCGCGCACCTGCCGATCGACGAGACCCGCGAGAACCCGTGGGCCCGCTACGACCTCGGCCAGGCAGTCGCGCACCTCACCATCCAGGCCCAGGAAGAGGGGCTGTACACCCACCAGCTCGGCGGCATCGACGGCGCGGCGATCGCCGAGGCCTTCGGCCTCACGTCCGACCTGGCCGTCGTCTCTGTGACCGTCCTCGGTGTCCTCGGTGACGTCGACGCCCTCTCCCCCGAGCTCTACGCCCGTGAGATCGCGCCGCGCACCCGCAAGCCCCTCACCGAGCTCCTGCTCGCCAACGACTAA